The following is a genomic window from Xenopus laevis strain J_2021 chromosome 2L, Xenopus_laevis_v10.1, whole genome shotgun sequence.
AATGGGAAGGTACTGTATCAAAGGTAACAGAGACTCACAATAAGATCAGAATAAAAGAGCCATATCacaggaataaaattagaaatttaaTAAGATACTTCTCCAAATCCATACaaaatttttaaatacaaaagcatTTGGTGTCCTGTAACATTTTCATTTCCCCCCCCACTGGAAAACAATCTAGAATCGCCAGTTTTTGGATGAAAATTCAAGAGTTCCCCAAAATCTATGAGACTTTTACTACATTCAtggacaattatttttttttttttatctctgtgtTCTTTACATTTAATTAACCTAATTAAGGGTTACATTCATTTTTtgcttttgatttaatttttttttcaagtttcttaaaagggatgtaaaagttttccttttttttttttaatttaacaatagAATGTCTGGCCTCTGATCTCAAATCACATcatttctgggggaaaaaagtctttttaaaacaatattctttaaataaaacatacatcatAAGTGTAGCACCATCTGTAAAATACAGCATTGAATATCCGTTATctgtttttttgtgcatttatttagAAATGTTGACGCAGCCTGTCACAagttatgcattatttttttttttttttgttctaacaaaataaattataatagaaAATCCGATGTAGTCTGTAgggctttagggcagagacacacacgaagatttggggagatttagtcgcctggtgacaaattggcttttcttcgggcaactaatctccctgaactgcgtTTCCACAcgcaatttcgattctagcctgcgggaaggcagttcggggagattagtcgcctaaagAAGATTAGTCCGGGGTGGcccttggagcgcttcgttttccaaagtcatccaaagtttcctcgtgaggcaacttcggaaaaaaattgctccaagtgccatcccgccggcgaatCTCCCCcaatcttcgcgtgtgtctctgcccttacatgtcgcccagcgacaaatcgcctcttcttcaggcaaccaatctccctgaactaactccccgccagcaatttagattctagccgggaaggcagttcggggagattagtcgccagaagatgaggcgatttgtccaggatggcactcgaagcgctttgttttccgaagtcgccagaagtttccttgtgaggtaactTTGGAAAACTTATcgctccgagtgctatcctgccggcgattttgattctagcaggctggaaggcagttcggggagattagtcgcgtgaagaagaggtgatttgtcgccaggtgactaaatctccccgaatcttttgcgtgtgtctctgccctaacatgTATCTGGAAGATAGCACCATCGTGTCTCATTTCAGTtgcacaataaagaaaaaaaaagcctcctTATAAACCCATCACAACTATAACATATCTATTAACCGCCCTTTAAAAccgtcacaatatatatatatattataattgtgtatgtttgcttcaaatgcttttattatatttttatgtagtCGCCATATAGTCTAGTGCATTTTATGTTAGCTATAGTTTTATAGGTACGTACTTAACCCAAGTCAAATGCAACTTGTTAGGTATTTCTATTGCGTATACTGATGGTTGGGAAAGCCTAGTTGCCTTTAATAATACTGTCTGTAGGAAGTTAGTGAAAGTTTATTAGCAGCAATTGTATGTCAGATCTCTATGTATCCAATGATATCTATTCTATTAATCTAAAAAACAGCGTATGCAGTATGAGTAGTACATTGTTGGATCCCGATCTCATGTTTATGGTACTCAGCCAAGCACACAAGTAGAGACtccagatcaggaacaagaagcCCACCAACTCCCCAGTTCTTCACAGAAACTCTCCCTCTATGGCAGTTTAATGGTAGGAATTAATGGCGGTTGGTCGCCAATGGTTGCCTCATCTTTGTCCTAGATTTTATTTACATAAGTtaatttttttagggatgcacagaatccagaatttggcctttttcagcaggattcggatttggccaaatccttgtgcctggccgaactgattctaaatcctaatttgcatatgcaatatgaatatgcaaattaggagcgggaagggaaatcaggcgacttttcatcacaaaacaaggaagtaaaaaaaatgttttccccactgtttcctttcccacccctaatttgcatatgcaaattaggatttggttcggtattcgcccgaatcttacacgaaggattcagggatttggccgaatccaaaatagtggatttgatgcatccctaattttttaaaaggttGTATAAAGCTCAGGTTACTTCAGCTAGTACAGCAGCGCTAGATTGCTACAGTAAATGGCCATCAAGATTGTACTCCATCCTCCTTAATCTCGACATGCTTCTACTAGTGTGTATTGATCCTTTCGCCCTGTTCTACTTTTTGAGGGTGCAGGGGTTAGCATGCACAAGTGGAAAATTGTATAGGGCCAATGATATCACTTGAAACGATGGTGAGCTCATAAGACTACACGGCATCACTGGACTTGCGGATGACAATTCTACCTACTCATACCATCTAGGCTCTTCTAATCTCCATAACTAAGCCCTGATACAAATTGTATATATTAGTATAAACCAGAAGTCTGTTGAGCTTGTGTTTATATCTAATAATGTTGATACTCAAAATGCCCCAGAAAAATGCATCAAATCAGTTAGTCTGAGGCTCATCTCAAATCTGTTTATTGTGGTTTTGTTGTCCAACCATCGTTGGAATAAAATGCACAGTAAGACAATATTTGGTAGAAATCTAGTGTATTGCACTTGTAGTTTGTCACCAACAATTGTCTAAGCCTTGTGTTTGTGTGATATATGCTCATCAGTTGTGATAAAATAGTagaatttgcatattttaaatgtatgatcATTTTGTCTCATGTAAGGGGTCGTATGCCATGTAAGAAGTGGTTCATCAAAGTATGATgacatatacatacatttgtgCAGAGAACAGCTCCTTTTCAGTTTTATGGGATTCACCAGTGGAATTCTCCATAGATAACCAAAGAACCACACCACTAGTagtcaaaaaaaatatgttgtctATGGAGAATGCCTAATCCAATTGCTGACCATTGAACAGTGCCCACGATGGAATGTTTTATAGATACAATATTATCTGCCCtcaccattttttctttttttcaataccAATACCAAAAAAAGTTGAGGATCAGTGCATCATCCACCCATAGCAAAAACCCTCAATAAATTAGATTATTGTTCATAATCAAAGGCTTTTTAAGATCGGGTCACTAGTAGTAGAGAACCATCTATGAAAAAGGTCGTTGTTTCAGCATTGGAGAAGATGGAATAAGAATTATCGCCACAACATCCTTGGTTTGTTTTTTGCCAGtttctgtaatttttgttttacctTGTTGGACCAATGTCGAGTTCTGAATGACTTTGCACTGTACATGCACTTTCATTTCTAGCACGTGCCAAGACACATGAATATCAGGCTGGGCAAGATCTTAATATCATGTAAAAAACACTTCTCTCCATTTGTACATACTCTGCATACAACCAAAAAAATGTGACTGTGCTAAAAGAAGGTCCAACTGCCAGATAATGTCCTGCTTTATGTAATACTGGTAGCACATGGTTTAAAGCAGTTGAAAGTTACATACAATTTAGAAGCAAAATgaacatttgttttgttaatcttttttgtgtgtgttattgtCGCTCACATGGGATACAATAAATATCCTGAGAATGAAGAGTGAACATATTGACCGGCATACAATCCAGCTGCTTGATCTGAAGGCATCTGAATATAGACTTGATCTCCATACATCAGAGGGAGCACTGCACTCCCGGAGGCTTGGTCAAGATATCCCTTTTTGTATTCGTCATACGTGTACATTACTGGCTCATTATTCTTGAACAATGCAACCCAAACATTGGCACCTTTACAATGGACATGGTAAGAAAAGTAATATATTCCTGGAATTTCACAAGTGAACATGCCAGTTTGGGGATTGTATCCATTTCTGCCGTTGTATAACAACTTCTCAAACTTTATAGGTTCTCCCACCAAAGGAAAGGGAGTGGTCAGTTCAGCAGTGAATGCTGGCATTTCATGAatgtttcctcctttttttcctgtataCTCATAAGGTGTTTTTACTCCATCAATGGCAGCTCCCATATTTGGCAAATACTGTCCCATACCTGGTGGTGTAGGTGCAATTTCTGCTGGACGGCCAGGTTCACCCGGTGGTCCTGGAGGTCCTGGCAAACCAGGTGCTCCTGAGGGACCTGTTGCTCCAGGTGGTCCTAAGGGGCCTTGGGGTCCTATTGGTCCAGTTACGCCTACACCTGGTAGACCAGGTGCACCTGTCAAACCTTGTTCTCCCTTTGGACCTGGAAGTCCAGGAGGACCTATTGGTCCACTGGATCCTGTAAGGCCAGGTATTCCAGGAGCACCTTGTAATCCTAGTTCACCAGGCATCCCAGCTTCTCCTTTGGATCCTAGCAGCCCAGGTGCACCTGGTGGACCAATTAATCCCTTGTGCCCTGCTTCTCCCTTTGGCCCTGTTGGTCCTGGCAATCCCCTGAGACCTGGTGGCCCTACTTCCCCAGGAAAACCTTGTGTTCCTGGAACTCCCTGCAAtcctggttcacctttaggtcCTAGTGGTCCTTCGGGGCCCTCCTTGCCAGGCTCTCCAATTGGTCCAGGAAATCCAGGAACTCCCTGAGGTCCTACTGGTCCAGGTGGACCTGCAGGCCCAGGCTCACCTTGTAGTCCTCCTACACCAGGTTCACCTATGTGACCTTTATCACCTGTGGGTCCTATTGGACCAGGTGCACCTCCAAATCCATGTTCACCTTTAGGGCCAGTGAGACCTGGTTTACCTATTCCTGGCATACCAGGTGTTCCCGGTAAACCTGGTAATCCTTGGTCACCTTTGCCACCTGGTAAACCAATTTCTCCTGGAAATCCATTTGGACCTGGTTTACCAACACCTGGAATACCGGGAGGACCTTGTAGGCCTGGTGGCCCCATAGGACCTGTTGGACCATGTTCTCCTTTTAACCCAGGATGACCTGGTGGCCCTTTTGGTCCTGGAAAACCACCCATACCAGGTTTCCCAATGCCAGGAAGGCCAGCTGGGCCTGGAGCCCCTTGTGGCCCAGGGGGACCCTTAAGTCCAGGTAGTCCTGGTACACCGGTACCCCTTTCTCCCTTTGGACCCATAATTCCAGGGATCCCTGGTGGCCCTCTTAATCCTGGTTCGCCTTTTGATCCTGTATGTCCTGGTAAGCCCTGCTCTCCTGGCTTTCCAATACCTGGTCGACCTGGTGGCCCAGCTGGTCCTGGTTGCCCTGGCAATCCAATGTGTCCTAGCTCCCCCTTTGGCCCTAGATCTCCTTTTGGGCCTGGCATTCCAATACCGCCTGGCTTTCCAGGCATCCCTGGCATTCCGGGTTTGCCTATACCTGGATTTCCAGGTAGGCCTGGGGGCCCTTGGTGTCCCTTTGGCCCTGATAGTCCTTGTCCAGGTACCCCTGGGGGCCCAGGTGGTCCTCTTATCCCTGGTTCTCCAGCAGGACCTGGTTCCCCGCGCTGAGAAGGCATTTGGTAGTCTGGTGAAACAAAATGAACAACAAAAAGTTATTTAATACTATTTTTAGCACCCAATCTAAGTACTGCTATCTAATCTTTTATCTGAAAAGCCATTATCCTAAAAGTTCTGACATACATAAATAGCATTtacaaaaagttacattttttttaatgatttattttttctctccaATACTATAAGAGTTACTAGTACTAGTACTTGGTGGTAACTAAGTTGCTAAGTCTATGTTGGCAGAAAAAAATTCTATCCTATTTTTGTGTGGCTTTGATGAAGGCAAAGTATACTTCTCAGAAGCAATAATAAACcaaaaagatttggccgaataccgaaccgaatcggaatcctaacttgcatatgcaaattagggttgggaagtggaaaacactttttacttccttgttttgtgacaaaaagtaacgcaatATACAAATTAGCATTCAGTCCAGTTGGGcagaacgattcggccgaatcctgctgaaaaaagccaaatcctgccCAAACCGAAACCTGGATTACTTGCAATCAGTACATTCTTGCTTGTATCTGGATTCAGTTGAGCTACCAGGAGATCAAGTTTAAATACGATGACTTTGCAACCAAGAAATATAATGATAGTAATTGTTGCTTCTGGGTCatgcaacatcagaacacttctctgttttccttctgaagttATACCTCGTTGTtgtcagcatcggactggggggccaagtctgggccggcggggcccatctgttttttctctggtgtcccgccggcccagtctgacccatgTCTATAAATACTATGTGAACACATTGCTAAGAAGCACTGATAAATAAACTggataaaaatccaatttttaatctAGCACATAGCTTGGAATTCAAGTTGCAATCGTTAGGCCAGGGAATCGCTGATGATAAAGTCTGTGTGGGGCAAGTGGGCTCTCACTGTGTTTGTTGTGAAAAGCATAGgggacacattggggcagatttatcaaaggacgaggtgaattttcgaattgaaacaattcaaatttcgagtttttttgtgtacctcaactatggaatagtccaaatttgatttgaatgtgcataaaattcgaaaattcatatactgtctctttaaaaattcgaactcaaccattcaccatctaaaacctggcgatttgctgttttagcctgtggaaaattcaaagttttttttgggaaaaactttgattggaattcgatcgaatgcgctattccttctattcgaacgattctaattcggccaaatacggacctattcgactttgacttaatttcggttggcctttttaaattcgaatttagaagttttttcaattcgaaattcgacccttggtaaatatgccccatgaaATGCTTTGGGCCAGTAGAACAGGCAAGAAGGATGAATAGGCGATATTATAGCAACAGAAAATCAGCAGGagaggggggcagatttattggcCTGGCAAGTGAATTCTGCTGCCTGTTCATCTCCTTTGTTCCATTGGTTCAgggatatgtttttttcttttaaaaatgcaacatatccataaatcttggattcggtgggATGTGGAATCCTCCTGAATTCAAATCTTAATTTGAATATCCAATTATGAGTATAAACCCCAAAGTGGCATCATCTCGGTACAAAAAACTGTTGCGTTCAGTTGCTCTGTTCATTTCAATCTCATGAAACTAAAGGGTTGGATTCAATtctttggaaaaaacaaaatctaaaactTCCAAAAAATTCTAGGATTGGGCTACCCCAGTAGAATTTCTAGATGTAGAGGGTAGAGTAGGATATTGCTCTAGCACTGGGGATACTTATAATTAACATCACAAATATCAGTCTTTCACAAGTTTCCTCCAAATTCTGGATCAAATCCTAACCCTATTTTCGCATATCCACATTTGAGTAAACTATacatttcttctacgtccctccatgtcagtacacatgggcattgcccctcccagacctggaggtaggacctataacatagccaatcaaaatgaatcatgacctataagaccacatgacttcctcctcaccacagttattttttgtcctactggacagggaggtaggatctccctcctcactttttattttttgttgaattttgagagaaatcaaacacagtttttgttttttgtttttcttttgtattttctttttgtttatttatttatttattttttacctctgtgtagacacagagggatgattcccaggtaatggagaagattttacctgatgcctcaagacgcataatctgtaaattatcgcttattgggaagaaatgcaggtgtgggcatatccatggtcctaaccctgtgctaaaatagcccccctgctatatgcccagcgaggcacaagattcaatctagtgctttttgggaagagacacagttgtgggcttcccacattattacctgtgagccttttgtttttcttctgtatttttatttatttatttatttatttttgcttattttttacctctgtgtggacacagagggatgattcccaggtaatggagaagaatttacctgatgcctcaagacgcataatctgtaaattatcgcttattgggaagaagtgcaggtgtgggcatatccatggtcctagccctgtgctaaaacagcccccctgctatatgcccagcgaggcacaagattcaatctagtgcttttttgggaacagacacaggtgcgggcttcccacattgttacctgtgagatttttggactccccttttcttttgagttatgtgagactttacagaactctacagaacttctgcaaaagggccgtgggtatgcatatgggctagttataacagcctgaagctggtgagtatgattcttcattatctactgtgtgtagtgcactgggaagtctgcatgctaattagctaattatgtccctcagctgagagctattggggctttggctggagtttccatccagctaattagccactctgataaggtgcaggtgtgccttcgccccgttgctattgctgtttaatattctaagccttgtatgggtgaacctgcatcctttgtgcagacacagaagttatattggctcatgttactaaggcacctccaggaagggctagaggttttactgatcaagcaatatggcacctccttccttcttatgagtctgctcttaacaagcagtgttccacctggatattcctgctgacaagcctgagctatctggtaaggtgcctgtgttcccctgacttcttgtattatctgaagtcttatgttgtgagctggagtcctctgtgcaaaatacagtattggctcttgctacactttaagtactggctggtgaatccctctgcctaagcagtgtggtacctgaatccagagattttgatttctcagtatccattgtgtatttgaaacattaatttcactgggaagtctgcatgttaatatgcttaatatgtccctcagctgaaagctatcagggctttggctggagtttccatcaagctaactagtcactatctggtaaggtgcaggtgttcctttggcccctttgctattgctgtttaatattttaagttttgtatgggtgaacctgcatcctcttggctgacacagtggttatattggctcatgtgctcaagcagtatggcacctccttcctttcttatgagtctgctcttaacaagcagtgttccactggactggatattcctgctgacaagtctgagctatctggtaagctgcctgtgttccttcttatattatatgaagtcgtatgttgtgagctgcagttacacaaggtactaagtctgcatgttaataagctaattatgtccctccgctgaaacctatccgagttctagctgaagtttccaacctgcggacttttcattgctatcaggtaatgtgcagatactcctcagtttgctactgttgtttctattgtcctctgtgcagacacagaggttatatttgccttttattacactgggtgcttgcagggttggctggaggcttgcactgctgaagcagtatggtagccccttccttccttacattgagtctgctcagtgctgtaacctgatgtcattgggccccacagcaaattcattttagggcccctaacatatccagaggttgtgcttttttaccaatacttattgaaattgctctttatttggaccttttgggcccacctgcagccgcagggtctgcttcctctttagttacgcccctgagtctgctccttagaagcagtctgtcaccaaggatctgtctggattattcctattgtctagcgcatattatctggttaggtgcctgtattcctctgacttcttgtatagttgtcatctgaggccttaggtttgtgagcccgagttctctgcgcagacacagtaggtaagtgtgctctgattacacctggtatttccaggaccggctaggggtttgttctgctgtagcagcattgtgccccattttttcctatgatgtttccacacttaacaggcagtgttccgagttatttggtgtctttttgtgtgatgtaggccttctcttagattttctattcccatctggtggcttttgttgggagctcagttgtagttatactacatctactgagtttttgtgactgtaggtttcccttctttaattgttggtagattaaagggcacttactgttatgtctactggcaccttaacatgcttgtagtctatggccctttgtgtggcctcaggcatctcgccagggagctgggtttgtgtggcctctggctttcattatggtccttggcttgggttagagcccttattttggtccatggctttttaccatggtcctcagctcctgggtctgctggccttttacaagggcccttgttctgctggcctgttgcacgagcctttggctcatgtggtcttttacccttggcacatttgtttggttgtccttttacctgggttattatggctgcgggcctgttttcatggcccttaacttaggtgcttgcttgccttttaccagggttcttgggctgttggccttttctgtggcccctggctaaggtggccgctagtttttattatagtccttgtgggcttgtggctgccagtcttggctgtgacctatggtgcataggtcaccagccaggctgtggtggctgataggcatggttactattcttgctgtggcccttggtgggcatgtctgtttgccttgcggcaatccttcgcaggacaacagccattggttttgtcttgtctgcaatccttgcaggtatggttctggttacaccagcagtaggcatgattgactatttggttggatctagcatgggttgtaccatcagctggtgtttgctctgagtttcacagcccatagctaattttgttgctgattggtattcagcagctgatgttggtgata
Proteins encoded in this region:
- the col8a1.L gene encoding collagen alpha-1(VIII) chain, translated to MALPVGSFQQLLALIAILSRTLSPAYAGAYYGAKQMPPQVPQYQAMAQQMPHMPHGKEGPPLGPMGNEKAYMPYYGKDIPLMQMHPMDLMPRKKGKDYQMPSQRGEPGPAGEPGIRGPPGPPGVPGQGLSGPKGHQGPPGLPGNPGIGKPGMPGMPGKPGGIGMPGPKGDLGPKGELGHIGLPGQPGPAGPPGRPGIGKPGEQGLPGHTGSKGEPGLRGPPGIPGIMGPKGERGTGVPGLPGLKGPPGPQGAPGPAGLPGIGKPGMGGFPGPKGPPGHPGLKGEHGPTGPMGPPGLQGPPGIPGVGKPGPNGFPGEIGLPGGKGDQGLPGLPGTPGMPGIGKPGLTGPKGEHGFGGAPGPIGPTGDKGHIGEPGVGGLQGEPGPAGPPGPVGPQGVPGFPGPIGEPGKEGPEGPLGPKGEPGLQGVPGTQGFPGEVGPPGLRGLPGPTGPKGEAGHKGLIGPPGAPGLLGSKGEAGMPGELGLQGAPGIPGLTGSSGPIGPPGLPGPKGEQGLTGAPGLPGVGVTGPIGPQGPLGPPGATGPSGAPGLPGPPGPPGEPGRPAEIAPTPPGMGQYLPNMGAAIDGVKTPYEYTGKKGGNIHEMPAFTAELTTPFPLVGEPIKFEKLLYNGRNGYNPQTGMFTCEIPGIYYFSYHVHCKGANVWVALFKNNEPVMYTYDEYKKGYLDQASGSAVLPLMYGDQVYIQMPSDQAAGLYAGQYVHSSFSGYLLYPM